The Tenacibaculum jejuense genome includes a window with the following:
- a CDS encoding DUF4291 domain-containing protein, with amino-acid sequence MKLKLKNYKEQLNEWPESGHHIMAQYDEEKVIVYQSYRPAIGNFAVRNQFFGGPFKYTRMTWIKPNFLWMMYRNGWGTKEGQEVVLAIHLKRTAFERYLSQAVYSSYQSRLYESKEAWKQEVQNSNIRLQWDPDHDPYGAKLERRAIQLGIRNEEIVKFGKENIIEIEDISAYVNQQYQFVLNKNLDVLELPEEKPYLSFNEEVNRFLKIG; translated from the coding sequence ATGAAACTGAAATTAAAAAATTATAAAGAACAATTGAATGAATGGCCAGAGTCAGGTCACCATATCATGGCGCAATACGATGAAGAGAAAGTAATTGTATATCAGTCATACAGACCAGCGATTGGGAATTTTGCTGTGAGAAATCAGTTTTTTGGAGGTCCGTTCAAGTATACAAGAATGACTTGGATTAAACCAAACTTTCTATGGATGATGTATAGAAATGGTTGGGGAACAAAAGAAGGTCAAGAAGTTGTTTTAGCAATTCATTTAAAGAGAACAGCTTTTGAACGCTATTTAAGTCAAGCAGTGTATTCGAGTTATCAATCACGTTTGTATGAAAGTAAAGAAGCTTGGAAACAAGAAGTTCAAAATTCAAACATTCGATTACAATGGGATCCAGATCATGATCCGTATGGAGCAAAACTAGAACGTAGAGCGATTCAATTAGGAATCAGAAACGAAGAAATAGTAAAATTTGGTAAAGAAAATATTATTGAAATAGAAGACATATCAGCATATGTGAATCAACAATATCAGTTTGTGTTAAACAAAAATTTAGATGTCTTAGAGCTTCCAGAAGAAAAACCATATTTGAGTTTTAATGAAGAAGTGAATCGGTTTTTGAAGATAGGTTAG
- the prs gene encoding ribose-phosphate diphosphokinase — protein MIFNLDSTFQPLGENQVTFKSFTFSGGEPHIKISSDLTNVEKVTITTRVTSFNDMGLLLCAVDAIKRCGVKMIDLFIPYFPGARQDRVMISGEPLTVKVYADLLNSLNLNEITVFDPHSEVTPAVLNDCKVVTNYKFIEKVIEKIGSEVLLISPDGGALKKIYKVSEYLGGVAVVECSKKRNVTNGKLEGFKVYEEDLGGENCLIVDDICDGGGTFMGLADELKKKNAGDLYLAVSHGIFSKGIEHLREKFTKVFTTDSFKDVEDVQQIKLETLM, from the coding sequence ATGATTTTCAATTTAGATTCAACATTTCAACCATTAGGGGAGAACCAAGTAACATTTAAATCGTTCACTTTTTCAGGAGGAGAACCTCACATTAAAATATCGTCCGATTTAACTAATGTTGAAAAAGTAACGATAACAACTAGAGTTACTTCTTTTAACGATATGGGATTGTTACTGTGTGCAGTTGATGCTATTAAAAGATGTGGAGTAAAAATGATCGATCTTTTTATACCGTATTTTCCAGGAGCAAGACAAGATAGGGTTATGATATCAGGAGAGCCGTTAACAGTAAAAGTGTACGCTGATTTGTTAAATAGTTTGAATTTAAATGAAATTACTGTTTTTGATCCACATTCTGAAGTTACACCAGCAGTTTTAAACGATTGTAAAGTAGTAACAAATTATAAGTTCATTGAAAAAGTAATTGAAAAAATCGGATCTGAAGTGTTATTAATTTCTCCTGACGGAGGAGCTTTGAAAAAGATATATAAAGTGTCGGAATATTTAGGGGGAGTTGCTGTGGTAGAATGTTCAAAAAAGAGAAATGTAACTAACGGAAAACTAGAAGGTTTTAAAGTTTATGAAGAAGATCTTGGTGGGGAAAATTGCTTAATTGTTGATGATATTTGTGATGGAGGAGGAACTTTTATGGGATTAGCAGATGAATTGAAAAAGAAAAATGCAGGTGATTTATATTTAGCTGTAAGTCACGGAATTTTTAGTAAAGGGATAGAACATTTAAGAGAAAAGTTTACAAAAGTGTTTACAACAGATAGTTTTAAAGATGTTGAAGACGTTCAGCAGATAAAATTAGAAACGCTTATGTAA
- a CDS encoding NUDIX hydrolase codes for MPAIQNIKVAVDAVVFGYEAKKISVLLIKRGVAPFKDSWALPGGLVMDDESLEDAVKRELKEETGVKFDYLEQLYSFGKLGRDPRNRVVSITYFGLVRPNHFTIKADTDANDVQWFSLDKLPELAFDHHTILSMAKDRLKAKLQYQPIGFDLLNKEFPFSDLENLYTTILEHKIDRRNFRKKILSFEIVEETDKIHQQGSGRPAKLFKFNKKKYDQLVQEGFHFEIKIV; via the coding sequence ATGCCAGCAATTCAAAATATTAAGGTAGCTGTAGATGCAGTTGTTTTCGGATACGAAGCCAAAAAAATTTCGGTTTTATTAATAAAAAGAGGAGTAGCACCTTTTAAAGATTCTTGGGCATTACCAGGTGGATTGGTTATGGATGATGAATCTTTAGAAGATGCTGTAAAACGAGAATTAAAAGAAGAAACCGGAGTTAAATTCGATTATTTAGAACAACTGTATTCTTTTGGGAAACTTGGTAGAGATCCTAGAAATAGAGTGGTATCTATTACATATTTTGGATTAGTACGTCCTAATCACTTCACTATTAAAGCAGATACAGATGCTAATGATGTACAATGGTTTTCTTTAGATAAATTACCAGAATTAGCTTTCGATCATCACACGATTTTAAGTATGGCTAAAGATCGTTTAAAAGCTAAACTACAATATCAGCCTATAGGTTTTGATTTGTTAAACAAAGAATTTCCATTTTCAGATTTAGAAAACTTATATACTACAATTCTAGAACATAAGATTGATCGTAGAAACTTCAGAAAAAAAATATTGAGTTTTGAAATTGTAGAAGAAACCGATAAAATTCATCAGCAAGGTAGCGGTAGACCTGCAAAACTCTTCAAGTTTAATAAAAAGAAATACGATCAATTAGTACAAGAAGGATTCCACTTTGAGATTAAGATAGTGTAA
- the pepE gene encoding dipeptidase PepE, with translation MKRLIVASTSTVHGSGYLEYILPELSTFFKSVNTIVFIPYARPSGISYDVYTAKAKEAFEKIGIVVKGIHEFDNPVDAVKKAEGIFTGGGNTFELVNQLYKNDVIHPLKEAVENGTPYLGTSAGSNICGVTMMNTNDMPIVYPPSFDTMGLIPFNINAHYLDPDPTSKHMGETRETRIKEYHVFNETPVLGLREGSWLQVTDNQILLKGEYTARLFRKDAVAIELDTDTVIKQETLI, from the coding sequence ATGAAAAGATTAATTGTAGCAAGTACATCAACGGTTCATGGCAGCGGATATTTAGAATATATTTTACCAGAATTATCAACTTTTTTCAAAAGTGTAAATACAATTGTATTTATTCCTTACGCGCGTCCAAGTGGAATTTCCTATGATGTTTACACAGCTAAAGCTAAAGAAGCCTTTGAAAAAATAGGAATAGTTGTAAAAGGAATACATGAATTTGATAATCCTGTAGATGCAGTTAAAAAAGCAGAAGGAATTTTTACTGGTGGAGGAAATACTTTTGAATTGGTCAATCAATTATACAAGAATGATGTGATTCATCCGCTTAAAGAAGCTGTTGAAAATGGAACTCCTTATTTAGGGACAAGTGCAGGAAGTAATATTTGTGGAGTAACCATGATGAATACGAATGATATGCCAATAGTATATCCACCGAGTTTTGATACCATGGGATTAATTCCTTTTAATATCAATGCACATTATTTAGATCCAGATCCAACATCGAAACATATGGGGGAAACTAGAGAAACAAGAATTAAAGAATATCATGTTTTTAATGAAACTCCTGTTTTAGGTTTACGAGAAGGAAGCTGGTTACAAGTAACTGACAATCAAATTTTATTAAAAGGAGAGTATACTGCTCGTTTATTTAGAAAAGATGCAGTAGCTATAGAATTAGATACAGATACTGTAATTAAACAGGAAACATTGATTTAA
- a CDS encoding peptidase associated/transthyretin-like domain-containing protein, with translation MQKLLLYLIVFQTLLSYSQNKRIEISGTLSDSAGKVADAHIINTTSKQGTFSDETGNFTIPVKLGDELKITSIQHKEESLIVANVIIKRKRLDLVLFVKDYLLEEVEVKKTYLSGRLGTDTKHIKKSNKQVLMENLGFNPFPKKIPQIDREIYTASTSAGPIPLDLIINTISGRLKSLKKKRELLENEKRMIAVENKYKPMIISQLKIDSTEVSRFLYFCHFDKDFKEVYAKSEFEMIEFLQKQVKLFKKTKEK, from the coding sequence ATGCAAAAACTATTACTTTATCTTATTGTATTTCAAACTTTGTTATCATATTCTCAAAATAAAAGAATAGAGATTTCAGGTACGCTGTCCGATAGTGCTGGAAAGGTAGCGGATGCTCATATTATAAATACGACTTCCAAACAAGGAACTTTTTCTGATGAAACTGGAAACTTTACTATCCCTGTTAAATTAGGTGATGAATTAAAGATTACTTCTATTCAGCATAAGGAAGAAAGTTTAATTGTAGCTAATGTAATTATCAAGAGAAAACGTTTAGATTTAGTTCTGTTTGTAAAAGATTATCTACTAGAAGAGGTCGAAGTGAAAAAGACATACTTAAGTGGAAGACTTGGTACAGATACTAAACACATTAAAAAGAGTAACAAACAAGTGCTCATGGAAAACTTGGGTTTTAATCCTTTTCCTAAAAAAATTCCTCAGATAGATCGTGAAATATACACAGCCTCTACTAGTGCTGGACCAATTCCTTTAGATTTAATTATAAATACAATTTCTGGTAGATTAAAATCACTAAAGAAAAAGAGAGAACTACTTGAAAACGAAAAAAGAATGATCGCTGTAGAAAATAAATACAAACCTATGATTATTAGTCAACTCAAAATAGACTCTACAGAAGTTTCTCGTTTTTTATATTTCTGTCATTTTGATAAAGATTTCAAAGAAGTATACGCTAAAAGTGAATTTGAAATGATTGAGTTTCTTCAAAAACAAGTTAAGCTATTTAAAAAAACTAAAGAAAAATAA
- a CDS encoding peptidase associated/transthyretin-like domain-containing protein encodes MRNLITILFFSLSSFTILSQETTILEGKIIDTTGSIADAHVVNRTTKKGAISDENGKFEISVSINDIIEISSIQHYKRIITVTKEIFDLKKLECEVFLKSNLLNEVEVTNGDLFSRFQSTVDPKMQEIALVSAKNTLDFSNVKPVANSDYNQNDEVNKRLNNIVDPTKRFEGASFGFALPFSRIKKDNKQKRELRYKEKFPKLLKAKLGADFFHKKLGIPKDKYHNFLLYCEPLGIENLFKNGDIIGVMDIFFKESKTYLKLIHR; translated from the coding sequence GTGCGTAATTTAATAACCATACTTTTCTTCTCACTTTCATCTTTTACGATTTTATCTCAAGAAACAACCATATTAGAAGGAAAAATTATAGATACCACCGGAAGTATAGCTGATGCACATGTAGTAAATAGAACTACAAAAAAAGGAGCGATCTCAGATGAAAATGGAAAGTTTGAAATTTCTGTAAGCATCAACGATATTATAGAAATCAGCTCCATACAACATTACAAAAGAATAATTACTGTTACCAAAGAAATTTTTGATTTGAAAAAATTAGAATGTGAAGTCTTTTTAAAAAGTAATCTATTAAATGAAGTTGAAGTGACAAATGGTGATTTATTTAGTAGATTTCAAAGCACTGTAGATCCAAAAATGCAAGAAATTGCTTTAGTTAGTGCTAAAAATACTCTTGATTTTTCTAATGTAAAACCTGTAGCTAATTCAGATTATAATCAAAATGATGAAGTTAACAAACGTTTAAATAATATTGTAGATCCAACGAAAAGATTCGAAGGCGCTAGTTTTGGGTTTGCGTTACCCTTCTCAAGAATTAAAAAAGATAATAAGCAAAAAAGAGAGTTAAGATATAAAGAAAAGTTTCCTAAACTTTTAAAAGCTAAACTAGGAGCAGACTTCTTTCATAAAAAACTTGGTATACCAAAAGATAAATATCATAATTTTCTATTGTACTGTGAACCATTAGGTATTGAAAATTTATTTAAAAATGGTGATATAATTGGAGTTATGGATATCTTTTTTAAAGAGTCTAAAACATATCTTAAGTTAATACATCGATAA
- a CDS encoding DUF6702 family protein, translated as MKKILFLLIGVSFLSFIDHKYYIALTEIEHNKESESVQMIMNVFVDDIEDAINKDYDADLQLNTKLEAKNTDQLFFKYLNEHFKILINNKAYSYNFIGKEYDGDIVYFYLEIDNIIEVKSIEVKNDVLTQHFPDQQNLIKSKINGERKSLFLTKKNDKGLLKF; from the coding sequence ATGAAAAAAATTTTATTTTTACTTATTGGGGTATCTTTTTTATCTTTTATAGATCACAAATATTATATAGCGTTAACAGAAATTGAACATAACAAAGAAAGTGAATCAGTTCAAATGATCATGAATGTTTTTGTTGATGATATCGAAGACGCGATTAATAAAGACTATGATGCAGATCTTCAGTTAAACACAAAATTAGAAGCTAAGAATACAGATCAACTTTTCTTTAAATATTTAAATGAACACTTCAAGATTTTAATTAATAACAAGGCTTATAGCTATAATTTTATAGGAAAAGAATATGATGGTGATATTGTTTATTTCTACCTCGAAATAGATAACATTATCGAAGTAAAAAGTATAGAAGTAAAGAACGATGTTTTAACTCAACATTTTCCAGATCAACAAAATTTAATCAAATCAAAGATCAATGGAGAAAGAAAAAGTCTTTTCCTAACTAAAAAAAATGATAAAGGTTTGTTAAAGTTTTAA
- a CDS encoding M1 family metallopeptidase, with product MKKHFYSFFLFSLAFTITLNAQDKDRETQKGHTNENKFKQLEDLLATPNEVHTASGAPGKKYTQQKVDYKMDITLDDAKQRITGSEEITYHNNSEDELPYLWVQLDQNMRAADSKTPDITTSRVPKSISKKNFNRFFPEEPFDGGFKIMGVTNSDGSKLPYIINRTMMRVDLPQPLAAGGTFTFNIKWWYNINNHRTQGGRSGYEHFPKDNNNNYVIAQFYPRLCVYDNVEGWQNDQFWGRSEFALEFGDFDVNITVPADHVLGATGVLQNESEVLSKTQQSRLAKARKTYDKPVLIVTQKEAEKTEKSKSKKTKTWKFSAKNVRDYAFATSRKFIWDAMAVDINGKNVMAYSLYSKEANPLYGDHSTRAVAQTLKTYSRYTFDYPYHKAISVDGQMGMEYPQICFNPGRPNPDGTYSDRTKYLMIKVTVHEVGHNFFPMIVNSDERKWTWMDEGLNSFMEMQAELDYDPNFPIVRGLPKNIIKYMDGDQSTIAPIMSKGDNVYSFGNNAYGKPATALYILRNTIMGPELFDYAFQTYSKRWKFKHPTPADFFRTMEDASAMDLDWFWRGWFYTTDVTDIGIKGVKKFYTKPGQGEIVEFVQDKTEGLGFGSAKNPKSKYHYEITYNKPGGLVMPIIVEFTYADGTKERKKYPAQIWRLNDNEITKVFSSDKEIKSIELDPDLETADVDTNNNSWPRKQTNKFQKFKNKVKG from the coding sequence ATGAAAAAACACTTTTACTCGTTTTTTCTATTTTCATTAGCATTTACCATTACTTTAAATGCTCAAGATAAAGATAGAGAAACACAAAAAGGACATACTAATGAAAACAAATTTAAACAGTTAGAAGATCTTTTAGCTACTCCTAATGAAGTTCACACTGCCTCTGGTGCTCCAGGTAAAAAATATACCCAGCAAAAGGTCGATTATAAAATGGATATCACTTTAGATGATGCCAAACAACGTATTACAGGTAGTGAGGAAATTACATATCACAATAATTCTGAAGATGAACTTCCTTATTTATGGGTTCAATTAGATCAGAACATGAGAGCAGCTGATTCTAAAACTCCAGATATTACTACTTCTAGAGTGCCAAAAAGCATTAGCAAGAAAAATTTTAACAGATTTTTCCCTGAAGAGCCTTTTGATGGAGGTTTTAAAATTATGGGAGTAACAAACTCTGATGGATCTAAATTACCATACATTATTAATAGAACTATGATGCGTGTAGATCTTCCACAACCTCTAGCAGCTGGAGGAACATTTACTTTTAATATTAAGTGGTGGTATAATATCAATAACCATAGAACTCAAGGAGGTAGATCTGGTTATGAGCATTTCCCAAAAGACAATAATAACAATTATGTAATTGCTCAATTTTATCCAAGATTATGTGTTTACGATAATGTAGAAGGTTGGCAAAATGACCAATTTTGGGGTCGTAGTGAATTTGCATTAGAATTCGGAGATTTCGATGTAAATATTACTGTTCCTGCTGATCATGTTTTAGGAGCTACTGGAGTTTTGCAAAATGAAAGCGAAGTTTTATCTAAAACACAACAAAGTAGATTAGCTAAAGCTAGAAAAACTTATGACAAACCTGTTTTAATTGTAACACAAAAGGAAGCAGAAAAGACAGAAAAAAGTAAGTCTAAAAAGACTAAAACTTGGAAGTTTTCAGCTAAAAACGTTAGAGATTATGCCTTTGCTACTTCTAGAAAATTTATCTGGGATGCTATGGCTGTTGATATCAATGGAAAAAATGTAATGGCTTACTCTTTATATTCTAAAGAAGCTAATCCTTTATATGGAGATCACTCTACAAGAGCAGTTGCACAAACATTAAAAACATATTCTCGTTATACATTCGATTATCCGTATCACAAAGCAATTTCTGTAGACGGTCAAATGGGAATGGAATATCCACAAATTTGTTTCAACCCAGGTCGTCCAAATCCTGATGGAACGTATTCTGATAGAACTAAATATTTAATGATTAAAGTTACAGTTCACGAAGTTGGACATAACTTCTTCCCTATGATTGTAAATTCTGATGAAAGAAAGTGGACTTGGATGGATGAAGGATTAAACTCTTTCATGGAAATGCAAGCTGAATTAGATTATGATCCTAATTTCCCTATCGTAAGAGGTTTACCAAAAAACATCATAAAATATATGGATGGTGATCAATCTACAATAGCGCCAATCATGTCAAAAGGAGATAATGTGTATAGTTTTGGTAACAATGCATATGGAAAACCTGCTACGGCTTTATATATTTTAAGAAATACAATAATGGGTCCTGAATTATTTGATTATGCTTTTCAAACATATTCAAAACGTTGGAAGTTTAAACACCCTACTCCTGCTGATTTCTTTAGAACAATGGAAGATGCATCTGCGATGGATTTAGATTGGTTCTGGAGAGGATGGTTCTATACTACAGATGTTACTGATATAGGAATTAAAGGAGTTAAAAAGTTTTATACTAAGCCTGGTCAAGGAGAAATCGTAGAGTTTGTTCAAGACAAAACTGAAGGATTAGGTTTTGGGTCGGCAAAAAATCCAAAATCTAAGTACCACTATGAAATTACATACAATAAGCCTGGAGGTTTAGTAATGCCAATAATTGTAGAGTTTACTTATGCAGACGGAACAAAAGAAAGAAAGAAGTATCCGGCTCAAATATGGAGACTAAATGATAATGAAATTACTAAAGTATTCTCTTCTGATAAAGAAATTAAGAGTATTGAGTTAGATCCAGATTTAGAAACTGCAGATGTAGATACAAACAATAATAGTTGGCCTAGAAAACAAACAAATAAATTTCAAAAATTTAAAAACAAGGTCAAAGGTTAG